A genomic stretch from Telmatocola sphagniphila includes:
- the argA gene encoding amino-acid N-acetyltransferase codes for MLQLTALREILRYIPQFRDRVFVIAIDGAIVDDENFGNLLLDVALMRSLRIGVVIVHGAGAQVRLLAEKEKTAITNHDGIGITDLPTLEISIRAANRVTHEILVGLSAVDLLGACGNPLVAHPAGILGGVDHLYTGKIERMDVAMLRNMLEHNIIPVIPPLGSDGQGRTYRLNSDAVAVDVAKALQAVKLIYLSEHSAPKIGTRLLRSLTMEEAGVIVKKQRTEIVPNDAISKLENAVRAAKDGVPRVHIIDGRMQEGLLGEVFSNEGVGTLIHANEYQSIRKALKKDIRTIMSLIQLGVDADELLKRSRAEVERLIDDFFVFEVDGNAVACGAVHLFPEDKKAELACVYVQQRYENQGIGAKLIRYGEELAKIRGAEELLTLSTQAINYFIQKGGFRLATPEDLPGFRKERYERSGRKSQVLIKRIAGEMAAAK; via the coding sequence ATGCTGCAACTGACCGCACTTCGGGAAATCCTTCGATATATTCCCCAATTTCGGGATCGGGTTTTCGTCATCGCCATCGATGGAGCCATCGTCGACGATGAAAATTTCGGCAACCTGCTTTTGGACGTGGCCCTGATGCGGAGTCTGCGAATCGGGGTCGTGATCGTCCACGGCGCCGGCGCTCAAGTGCGGCTCCTCGCCGAAAAAGAAAAAACGGCCATCACCAATCACGATGGTATCGGCATCACCGATCTGCCGACCCTGGAAATTTCCATTCGCGCGGCCAATCGCGTTACCCACGAAATTCTCGTCGGTCTCTCGGCGGTCGATCTCCTCGGAGCCTGCGGCAATCCTTTAGTCGCTCACCCGGCGGGTATCCTCGGCGGCGTCGATCACCTTTACACTGGCAAAATCGAGCGCATGGATGTGGCCATGCTTCGCAACATGCTCGAACACAACATCATCCCGGTCATTCCGCCGCTGGGCAGCGATGGTCAGGGACGGACCTATCGATTGAATTCTGATGCTGTGGCCGTGGATGTCGCCAAGGCGTTGCAGGCCGTGAAGCTCATCTATCTGTCCGAACACTCCGCCCCGAAAATCGGTACCCGGCTGCTCCGCTCGCTGACCATGGAGGAAGCGGGCGTGATCGTCAAAAAGCAGCGCACAGAAATCGTTCCAAACGATGCGATTTCCAAGCTGGAGAACGCCGTGCGGGCGGCTAAGGATGGGGTGCCGCGCGTTCACATCATCGATGGCCGGATGCAGGAGGGACTGTTGGGCGAAGTCTTCTCCAACGAGGGGGTAGGCACGCTCATTCACGCCAATGAGTATCAGTCGATTCGCAAGGCGCTGAAGAAAGATATCCGCACGATCATGAGTTTGATTCAGTTGGGCGTCGATGCGGACGAACTGCTGAAGCGTAGCCGGGCGGAAGTGGAACGGCTGATCGACGATTTCTTCGTTTTCGAAGTCGATGGCAATGCGGTGGCCTGTGGGGCCGTGCATCTGTTTCCCGAGGATAAGAAGGCCGAGCTGGCCTGCGTCTACGTGCAGCAGCGCTACGAAAACCAGGGAATTGGTGCCAAGCTGATTCGCTACGGGGAAGAACTGGCCAAGATCCGGGGCGCGGAAGAGTTGCTGACTCTTTCCACCCAGGCGATTAACTATTTTATTCAGAAGGGGGGCTTCCGGCTGGCCACGCCCGAGGATCTTCCCGGTTTTCGCAAAGAGCGCTACGAACGCTCCGGTCGAAAGTCGCAAGTTCTCATTAAGCGGATTGCGGGCGAGATGGCCGCGGCGAAATAG
- a CDS encoding alpha/beta hydrolase family esterase produces MYRGLLFLLSFLTVCPALFAQPPAEGTKSLREKLNKSSKEIAGLKRMTWKVGDTTREALVHVPATTVSKPALIFAFHGHGGTAEFSARKFKFHESWPDAITVYPQGLPTAAPFIDPEGKRAGWQKAIGDQQDRDLEFYDALLKSFQKDYGIDEKKVFVTGHSNGGFFTYVLWAARNDTIAAVAPIAALLDLKDFKGMKPKPCLHVAGEKDPLVRYQQQIRTIEEIRKLNGCDSTGKPAGTHCTEYPSNKGTEVITFLHSGGHEIPDGAVQRIQEFFQAVAKR; encoded by the coding sequence ATGTATCGCGGCCTGCTATTCCTTTTATCTTTCCTGACCGTCTGCCCCGCCCTGTTTGCTCAACCGCCTGCCGAAGGCACAAAATCCTTGCGGGAGAAGCTGAATAAATCCTCAAAAGAAATCGCCGGATTGAAACGGATGACCTGGAAAGTGGGAGACACTACACGCGAAGCACTCGTCCATGTCCCCGCTACAACGGTCAGCAAACCCGCTCTGATTTTCGCATTTCACGGCCATGGCGGCACGGCGGAATTCTCCGCCCGAAAATTCAAATTTCACGAGAGCTGGCCAGACGCGATTACCGTTTACCCGCAAGGACTGCCCACGGCCGCGCCGTTCATCGATCCGGAAGGGAAACGAGCGGGCTGGCAAAAAGCGATCGGCGATCAGCAGGATCGCGATCTCGAATTCTACGATGCCCTGCTGAAGAGCTTTCAAAAAGATTACGGCATTGATGAAAAGAAAGTGTTCGTGACCGGGCATTCCAACGGCGGCTTCTTTACCTACGTTCTTTGGGCGGCCCGCAACGACACCATAGCCGCCGTGGCTCCCATCGCGGCTTTACTCGATCTGAAAGATTTCAAGGGAATGAAGCCCAAGCCCTGTCTGCATGTGGCCGGGGAGAAAGATCCGCTGGTCCGCTATCAACAGCAGATCCGCACTATCGAAGAAATACGAAAACTGAATGGCTGCGATTCGACGGGCAAACCGGCGGGTACGCACTGCACGGAATATCCTTCGAACAAAGGAACCGAAGTCATAACCTTTTTACACTCGGGAGGGCATGAAATTCCCGACGGGGCAGTGCAACGCATTCAGGAATTCTTTCAGGCGGTTGCCAAGCGATAA
- the gloA2 gene encoding SMU1112c/YaeR family gloxylase I-like metalloprotein has product MNLLRTHHVAVIVSNYSKSKHFYTEILGLEVIREVHRKERDSYKLDLRIADGTQIELFSFPNPPKRPSYPEACGLRHLAFEVADLDVTVAELTGHGVTVEAIRIDEFTGKRFTFFSDPDGLPLELYER; this is encoded by the coding sequence ATGAATCTGCTTCGCACTCACCATGTGGCCGTGATCGTTTCGAACTATTCGAAGTCGAAGCATTTCTACACGGAGATTCTGGGTCTGGAAGTGATCCGGGAAGTGCATCGTAAAGAGCGGGATTCCTATAAGCTCGATCTGCGGATCGCCGACGGCACCCAGATAGAACTCTTTTCCTTCCCGAATCCGCCGAAGCGACCTTCCTATCCCGAGGCTTGCGGCCTGCGGCACTTGGCCTTCGAGGTGGCCGATCTTGATGTTACCGTGGCGGAACTAACGGGTCACGGCGTGACGGTGGAGGCCATCCGAATCGATGAGTTCACGGGTAAGCGGTTCACGTTTTTCAGTGATCCGGACGGCCTGCCGCTGGAGTTGTACGAGAGGTGA